The Anaerobaca lacustris genome includes the window ATCGTCTGCTGGATCAACTGCATCTTCTGGATGTTCGTCAGCTTCTTGCCCTTTCGCGGCACGGGCGGCGTGTGCATCCCGACCTTCTCGCCCTGGATGCGTTCGATGATCTTCTCGATCTCCCCGTGACATCCGCCGCAGCCGCCGCCGGCCTTGCAGTAGTTGGTCACCTGCTCGACCGTGGTCAAGTCATTCTCCCGAACGACCCGTTCGATCTCCACGTCGGTGACGCCGAAACAGGTGCAGACGACGTGGCCTTCCAGCTCGTGTTTCTTCACGTCGCCGCCCCGGTAGTTCGCGACGGCCGCTTCGAGCGCCTCGCGCCCCATCACCGAGCAATGCATCTTCTGCTCGGGCAGGCCGCCCAGATAGTCCGCAATGTCCCTGTTCGTCACGTTCATCGCTTCATCGAGCGTCTTGCCCTTGATCAGCTCGGTCAGCACCGAACTGGTCGCAATGGCGCTGGCGCAGCCGAACGTCTTGAACTTGGCGTCCGCGATGCGCCCGTCCTTATCCAGCTTGAACGTCAGCTTCAGCGCATCGCCGCACGCCAGAGACCCCACCTCGCCCACGCCGTCGGCGTTCTCGATCTCCCCGACGTTTCGCGGGTTGAAGAAGTGCTCCCGCACCTTGTCCGTATATTCCCACATGGTCTGCCTTTACTCAAAACTCATCACTCAACACTAAGAACTGGCTTTCAGGGCCTGTTCGAAATCGGCGATGATATCGTCGATGTGCTCGGTGCCGACCGAGACGCGAATATAATCCGGCGTCACGCCGGCGGCAAGCTGTTCCTGGCCGGTCAGTTGCTGGTGGGTGGTGCTGGCCGGATGGATCACGAGCGTCTTGCTGTCGCCGACGTTCGCCAGATGGCTGGCGAGCTTGACGCTGTCGATGAACTTGACGCCGGCGTCTTTGCCGCCTTTGATCCCGAACCCGAGAATGCCGCCGCAGCCGTTGGGCATGTATTTCTTCGCCCGTGCGTGGTCGGGATGCGAAGGCAGGCCCGGATAATTCACCCAGGCCACCTGAGACTGCTTTTCAAGCCACTTGGCCAGCGCCAGGGCGTTCTCGCAGTGCCGTGGCATCCGCAGATGCACCGTCTCGATCCCCTGGAGCAACAGGAACGCGTTGAACGGCGACAGGCACGCCCCCGTATCCCGCAGCATCGTGACGCGGGCCTTGAGAATATACGACAGATTGCCGAACGCCTCGAAGAACTTCATGCCGTGATAACTCGGGTCGGGCTCGGTGAATTCAGGGTACCGCCCGTTGTTCCAGTCGAACCGGCCCGCATCGACGATCGCCCCGCCGATGCTGCTGCCGTGGCCGCCGACGTACTTGGTGCAACTGTGCACGACGAGGTCGATGCCGTGCTCGAACGGCCGGAACAGGATCGGCGTCATCACCGTGTTGTCGCAGACGACCGGGACCCCGCGCTCGTGCGCGATCCGGGCGATCTCGGCGTAGTCGAGCACGTCGTTCTTCGGGTTGCCCAGGCTCTCGATATAGACCAGCCGCGTATCGTCGCGAATGACCTTGGCGAAATTGCTCGGCTCGCGCGCATCGACGAACGTCACATCGATCCCGAGCCGGGGCAGCGTGTGACTGAACAGGGTCACGGTGCCGCCATAGAGCGAGCTGGACGAGACGATGTGCTGGCCCGACCGACAGACGTTGAGGACCGCGGCCGTGATCGCCGCCATGCCCGAGCTGAAGCACAGCCCCGCGACGCCGCCCTCCAACGCCGCCAGACGCTTCTCCAGCACGTCGGTGGTGGGGTTCATGATGCGGGTGTAGATGTTGCCGAACTCCTGCAACGCGAACAGCCTCGCCGCGTGATCGGTGTCCTGAAAGCAATAGCTGGTCGTCTGATAGATCGGCACTGCCCGGCTCCGCGTCTCGGCGTCCAGTGCATGGCCGCCGTGCAGGGCGAGCGTCTCGGCGTGATACGGGTTCTGCTCCATATTCGTTTCTCCTGTGACCAAGGGTGGATGGCAACGCCTCAGTGTTTCGGAAGGATCTCCACCATGCGGTCCAACGACCTCCTGGCCCTGGCCGCAATGTCGGACGGTACGGTGATCTCGTACTGCATGTTCTCCAGCGACGCGACCACCTTGTCGAGCGTGGTCTTCTTCATGTTCGGGCACACGCCGCGAGCGCTGGCGGCAATGAACTCGGCGTCGGGCCGCGCGTTCCGCAGTGCGTGCAGAATGCCGATCTCCGTGGCCACGATGAACTGCCCGGCCTTGCTCGTCCGGACGAACTTGAGCATCTGACCCGTGCTCAGAAGCTCGTCCGCCAGGGCCTTGACCGGCTCGGAGCACTCCGGGTGCGCCATCACCACGGCTTGCGGGTGCGTTTCGCGAAGGTCGCGCACCTCCTGCTCGCCGATGAACTGGTGGGTCGGACAATATCCGGGCCACAGGATCAGGTCCCGGCCCGTCCGCTCCTGGACGAACTGGCCCAGGTGCCGGTCGGGCACGAACAGGACCTGCCGCTCGGCCGGCAATGACCGGACGACCTCGACGGCATTGGCGCTGGTGCAGCAGTAGTCGCTCTCGGCCTTGACCTCAGCCGGACTGTTGACGTAGCAGACTACCAGGGCATCCGGATGCTTTGCCTTCAACTGGCGCAACTGCTCGGCGGTAATCATGTCCGCCATCGGGCACCCGGCGCTCGGCTCGGGCATCAGCACGGTCTTCTTCGGCGAGAGGATCGCGGCGGTCTCGGCCATGAACAGTACGCCGCAGAAAACGATGACGTCCGCGTCGGTCTGTGACGCCTGAACGCTCAGGCCGAGCGAGTCGCCGCTGAAGTCCGCCAAATCCTGGATCTCGTCCGGCTGGTAGTTGTGCGCCAGAATCACCGCGTTGCGGCGCTCTTTCAGTTCGCCGATCCGGCGAAGCAGTCTCTCGTCCAACTTGTTCTCCGAAACGACGCTCACGTCTCTTGGGTCCTTGTCTTGGATTTCTTCGTGTTCTTGCGATAGATCAGGTCGGGGCTCGGACTCCACACGGTCACCCCGGCCGGCACCGACTCCTTGATCCAGGCGTTGCCCCCGATCACCGCTCCCTTCCCGATGGTCACGTCACCGAGGATGGTCGCCTCGGCGTAGATCGTCACGTCGTCCTCGATCGTCGGATGTCGTTTGCCCCCTTTGATGATGCGGCCCCGCTCGTCGCGACGGAAGCTCAGCGCGCCCAGCGTTGCCCCCTGATAGATCTTCACGTTCTTGCCGATCACCGTCGTCTCGCCGATCACAACGCCGGTGCCGTGATCGATGAAGAAATTCCTGCCGATCCGGGCGCCCGGATGGATGTCGATGCCCGTCTTGGTATGGGCGCACTCCGACATGATGCGCGGGATCAGCGGGACCTGACGAACGTGCAGCTCATAGGCGATCCGATGGACGGCAATGGCCGTGATGCACGGATAGCTGATCACGATCTCCTCGTACGACCGTGCCGCCGGGTCCCCGTCGAACGCGGCCTGAACGTCGCCCTTGAGCATTTCGCGGATGCGCGGCAGCGCTTCCAGCAGCTCCAACGCCGCCTTCCGCCCCATTCGCTCACAATCGCAGTCCCCGCACTTGCGGATGCGACACTGGTACTGATAGGCGCGCTTCGCCTGGTCCGCCAGTTCCGTGTAGATCTGGCTGAGAAGATCGCCAACGACGTACCGGACGTTGGATCGCGTCACGGCCTTGTTGCCCGTATGGCCCGGAAACAGCACCTCGAACAGCAGTTCCAGGATGTCGAGGATCTGTCCGCGCACGGGCAGATTCGCCGCATCGATGAAGTTGATTCCCGAGTCCCCTTCGTAGGTCTCGACAACCCGTTCCACGAGCTTGCCCAGCATCTTGTCCGTCAGCGTCTTGCTCATGCTCTTGCCACCCGGCACGGCGCGGTTGTCACGCCGTCTCAGGTTCTGGCAGTCCTTCGTACAACTCGGTCGAGACATACCGTTCCCCGGTGTCGCAGATAAACGTCACGATGGTCTTGCCCTCATTCTCCGGGCGTTGGGCCACATGCATCGCCGCCCAGACATTGGCGCCCCCGCTGATGCCCGAGAGGATGCCCTCCGTGGCGGCCAATTGCCGGGCCGTGCCCATCGCGTCTTCGTTCGTGACCTGCACGATCTCGTCGATCAGGTCCACCTTCAAGACGTCGGGCACGAAGCCGGCGCCGATCCCCTGGATCTTGTGGGGCCCCGGCTTGCCACCCGACAGAACGGGCGACGCCTTCGGCTCGACCGCCACCACCTTCAGGTCGGGATTCTTGCCCTTGAGAACCTCGCCGCAGCCAGTCAAGGTCCCCCCCGTACCCACGCCGGCCACCAGTATATCGACGTGCCCGTCGGTATCGACCCAAATCTCTCGGGCCGTCGTCTCCCGGTGCGCCTTCGGGTTGGCAGGGTTCTTGAACTGCTGGAGCATCAGCGCGTTGGGATTCTCGGCCACGAGTCGCTCCGCCGTCTGGATGGCGCCGCCCATGCCGTTCTGCGCCGGCGTCAGAACGATTCGGGCGCCGAGCAGTTGCAGGAGCTTTCGCCTCTCGATGCTCATCGATTCGGGCATCGTCAGCGTCAGGCCAATCCCCTTGGCCGCGCAGATAAAGGCCAGGCCGATCCCGGTGTTGCCGCTGGTCGGCTCGACGATAACGGTGTTCGGGCCGATCTGTCCGGCCTGCTCGGCCTCCTCGATCATGTACTTGGCGATGCGGTCCTTGACGCTGCCGCAGGGGTTCTTCGATTCGAGCTTGACCAGGACCGTCGCCCGGCTGGGATTCAATCGGTTCAGCCGCACCAACGGCGTGTAGCCCACCGCCGCTGCGATATCTTCAAAAACAGCACTCATGGCGATCTCCCAAAAATGTCAGATGCTGTAGCTGGGGGTTGGGGTCTGCACTCTGTGAACCATGTCCGCCAGGGTGATCGAGCGCAACACGCGCTGGATCGCCTCCTCGACCTGCATCCAGACCTCCCTGGCCGCGCAGTCAGCCGCGCGATCGCAGTATTCCGCGTCTTCGGTACACTCGGCTGTTGTGACGGGACCTTCGAGACACCGGAAGATCTCGTTGAGTCGAATCTGCTCCGGCGGGCGGGCGAGAACGTAGCCCCCCTTCGAACCCCGGATGCTGCGGACGAAACCCGAAGACCGCAGCAGACTCATCAACTGTTCGAGATACTTCACCGAAATCCCCTGCCGCTCCGCGATCGCCTTCAGTTGAAGCGGGCGTTTGCCCTCATGTTGCGACAGTTCGATCACGGCCCGGATGCCATAACGAGTTCGCGTCGAGAGTTTCATTGCATCAATCTCCTACTATTCCCACTGGCTTTATATACTAAACATGTAAACCTGTCAACTCCCCACACGAAAAAAAAGGGGGGTCTGAAATCCCCCTTTCACACTGTTGTACAGGACATTTGGCCCCAGGGTTCACTCCGGCGGGTTTCTCGACGATCTGAAACGGCCCCCCCAGCCGAATCCGAGAGCGTGCCACCACGGGCACGAAAGACCAGAACACCCTATATAAAGGGCGACACAGCCCCCGCACTCCATGATATGGGGGGTTGCGAACCCGGATAAATTATTGGCGTATCAGCTATCAGCTTGACAGATGCTGCGCCCAATCAGTATCATGGGCCCTCAATCGGTTCTTGTGGGTGGATTCGGATCGATACGGATGGGTAAAGGTGCCGCGAAAAAAGTCGTCTTCATTTCAACCTTTCCGCCGAGAAAATGCGGCATTGCGACCTTCACAGCCGACCTGATCCGGAACGCGTCGGCCGCCGCCGGGGGGCAGTTCGAGCCGCTGGTCGTGACCATGCAGTTGGACCCGGCCCTGAAATACAACGACCCGGTCAAGTTCGAGATCCGCCAGAACGTCCGACGCGATTACATCTGTGCGGCCGATTACATCAACTTCAGCCACGTCGATCTCGTCTCGGTGCAGCATGAGTTCGGCCTGTTCGGCGGCCAGGCCGGCGCCTATCTGGGCCTGCTGCTCAAACGCCTCAAAGCCCCGGTGGTGACCACACTGCACACGGTCCTGGAGCATCCCGAGCCGGACTATCGTGACTCCATGATGGAGTTGTGCGACCGTTCCGACGTGCTGGTCACAATGAACGAACGCGGCGTGGACATGCTCAGCGACATCTATGGGGTCGGTCAGGACAAGATCCGACTGATCCCCCACGGCATCCCCGACCTGCCGTTCGTCGACAGCAACTACTACAAGCACAAGTTCGGGCTCGAAGGCCGACGCACCATCCTGACGTTCGGCTTGATCAGCAAGAACAAAGGCATCGAGGTCATGCTGCGCGCGATGCCCCGCATCATCGAGACCCACCCGGACGTCATGTACATCGTCCTGGGCATGACCCACCCGCTGGTCCAGAAGCACGAGGGCGAATCCTATCGCTTCGGTCTCCAGCAGATCGTCAAGGACCTGCAACTGCACGACCACGTCATCTTCCACAACCGGTTCGTCGATGACGAGGAACTGCACAACTTCCTGTGCGCCGCCGACGTGTATGTGACACCGTACCTCACCCAGGAGCAGTTGACCAGCGGCACGCTGGCCTTCGCCGTCGGCACCGGCAAGGCCGTCGTCTCCACGCCCTACTGGGCGGCGACGGAACTGCTGGCCGACGGCCGGGGCCGGCTCGTGCCCTTCGGCGATTCACAGCAGCTTTCGCAGACCATCTGCGAGTTGTTGCATAACGAAAGCCTGTTCTACGAGTTGCGAGGCCGGGCCTACGACTACGGCCGGTCGCGAACGTGGCCCAAGATCGGGCAGGCCTATTGGAAGCTCTTCAGCGAGGTCGAGATCCCCGTCCGTGCGGCCGCCGGCAGCGTCCTGACGCCGGCCGAGACGTTTTCGAGCATCGAGGTGCCCGAGCCTTCGCTCGACCATCTGATCAATCTCACCGATGACACGGGGCTGCTCCAGCACGCCAAGTTCGCCATTCCCAACCGCGCCCACGGCTACTGCACCGATGACAACGCCCGCGGCGCCATCGCCATGGCCCGGTACCATTCGCAGTACCCCGACCCCGCGGCCCTTCGCCTGCTTGACATCTATCTGTCGTTCGTGATGCACGCGCAGAACCCGGACGGGTCCATCCGAAACTTCATGGATTACGACCGGACCTGGTGGCCGAACGAGCCGGCGCACGACGCCTTCGGACGAACCCTCTGGGCGCTCGGGACCGTCATGGCCTGCCCGCCGTCCCCGGCGTATCTGTCGCTG containing:
- a CDS encoding O-acetylhomoserine aminocarboxypropyltransferase/cysteine synthase family protein is translated as MEQNPYHAETLALHGGHALDAETRSRAVPIYQTTSYCFQDTDHAARLFALQEFGNIYTRIMNPTTDVLEKRLAALEGGVAGLCFSSGMAAITAAVLNVCRSGQHIVSSSSLYGGTVTLFSHTLPRLGIDVTFVDAREPSNFAKVIRDDTRLVYIESLGNPKNDVLDYAEIARIAHERGVPVVCDNTVMTPILFRPFEHGIDLVVHSCTKYVGGHGSSIGGAIVDAGRFDWNNGRYPEFTEPDPSYHGMKFFEAFGNLSYILKARVTMLRDTGACLSPFNAFLLLQGIETVHLRMPRHCENALALAKWLEKQSQVAWVNYPGLPSHPDHARAKKYMPNGCGGILGFGIKGGKDAGVKFIDSVKLASHLANVGDSKTLVIHPASTTHQQLTGQEQLAAGVTPDYIRVSVGTEHIDDIIADFEQALKASS
- the nadA gene encoding quinolinate synthase NadA, with protein sequence MSVVSENKLDERLLRRIGELKERRNAVILAHNYQPDEIQDLADFSGDSLGLSVQASQTDADVIVFCGVLFMAETAAILSPKKTVLMPEPSAGCPMADMITAEQLRQLKAKHPDALVVCYVNSPAEVKAESDYCCTSANAVEVVRSLPAERQVLFVPDRHLGQFVQERTGRDLILWPGYCPTHQFIGEQEVRDLRETHPQAVVMAHPECSEPVKALADELLSTGQMLKFVRTSKAGQFIVATEIGILHALRNARPDAEFIAASARGVCPNMKKTTLDKVVASLENMQYEITVPSDIAARARRSLDRMVEILPKH
- a CDS encoding glycosyltransferase; its protein translation is MGKGAAKKVVFISTFPPRKCGIATFTADLIRNASAAAGGQFEPLVVTMQLDPALKYNDPVKFEIRQNVRRDYICAADYINFSHVDLVSVQHEFGLFGGQAGAYLGLLLKRLKAPVVTTLHTVLEHPEPDYRDSMMELCDRSDVLVTMNERGVDMLSDIYGVGQDKIRLIPHGIPDLPFVDSNYYKHKFGLEGRRTILTFGLISKNKGIEVMLRAMPRIIETHPDVMYIVLGMTHPLVQKHEGESYRFGLQQIVKDLQLHDHVIFHNRFVDDEELHNFLCAADVYVTPYLTQEQLTSGTLAFAVGTGKAVVSTPYWAATELLADGRGRLVPFGDSQQLSQTICELLHNESLFYELRGRAYDYGRSRTWPKIGQAYWKLFSEVEIPVRAAAGSVLTPAETFSSIEVPEPSLDHLINLTDDTGLLQHAKFAIPNRAHGYCTDDNARGAIAMARYHSQYPDPAALRLLDIYLSFVMHAQNPDGSIRNFMDYDRTWWPNEPAHDAFGRTLWALGTVMACPPSPAYLSLAKECFDHSVVLVQRQHPRGMAYAILGMCDYLRQFPGASDIKRELELAADGLVRQFEENRQSDWDWFEDVLTYDNAVLPHALFVAGLSLENETYIEAARKTAGFLLDNTFDGDHFSFIGCSGWYERGKARAVFDQQPIEAAGTVMMLRAAYDATKAPGFLALQRKAFDWFLGANDLRVPLYDFRTKGCSDGLMASGVNGNQGAESTVSFLLALLAIVESYATVDRTQDEGGPNSSEAVGADPQDMPKVGR
- the epsC gene encoding serine O-acetyltransferase EpsC, translated to MSRPSCTKDCQNLRRRDNRAVPGGKSMSKTLTDKMLGKLVERVVETYEGDSGINFIDAANLPVRGQILDILELLFEVLFPGHTGNKAVTRSNVRYVVGDLLSQIYTELADQAKRAYQYQCRIRKCGDCDCERMGRKAALELLEALPRIREMLKGDVQAAFDGDPAARSYEEIVISYPCITAIAVHRIAYELHVRQVPLIPRIMSECAHTKTGIDIHPGARIGRNFFIDHGTGVVIGETTVIGKNVKIYQGATLGALSFRRDERGRIIKGGKRHPTIEDDVTIYAEATILGDVTIGKGAVIGGNAWIKESVPAGVTVWSPSPDLIYRKNTKKSKTRTQET
- the cysK gene encoding cysteine synthase A, encoding MSAVFEDIAAAVGYTPLVRLNRLNPSRATVLVKLESKNPCGSVKDRIAKYMIEEAEQAGQIGPNTVIVEPTSGNTGIGLAFICAAKGIGLTLTMPESMSIERRKLLQLLGARIVLTPAQNGMGGAIQTAERLVAENPNALMLQQFKNPANPKAHRETTAREIWVDTDGHVDILVAGVGTGGTLTGCGEVLKGKNPDLKVVAVEPKASPVLSGGKPGPHKIQGIGAGFVPDVLKVDLIDEIVQVTNEDAMGTARQLAATEGILSGISGGANVWAAMHVAQRPENEGKTIVTFICDTGERYVSTELYEGLPEPETA
- a CDS encoding RrF2 family transcriptional regulator yields the protein MKLSTRTRYGIRAVIELSQHEGKRPLQLKAIAERQGISVKYLEQLMSLLRSSGFVRSIRGSKGGYVLARPPEQIRLNEIFRCLEGPVTTAECTEDAEYCDRAADCAAREVWMQVEEAIQRVLRSITLADMVHRVQTPTPSYSI
- the nifU gene encoding Fe-S cluster assembly protein NifU → MWEYTDKVREHFFNPRNVGEIENADGVGEVGSLACGDALKLTFKLDKDGRIADAKFKTFGCASAIATSSVLTELIKGKTLDEAMNVTNRDIADYLGGLPEQKMHCSVMGREALEAAVANYRGGDVKKHELEGHVVCTCFGVTDVEIERVVRENDLTTVEQVTNYCKAGGGCGGCHGEIEKIIERIQGEKVGMHTPPVPRKGKKLTNIQKMQLIQQTINEQIRPALRAHGGNIELIDIEGDTVTVAFRGMCAQCHLAEFTMKDVVETKLREFVSEDIVVEEDKDSVEEGHVHKG